ATCTCAAATGGCCGTTTCACTTACGACGACCGTGAAGCAGACTTATTTGCCGAGATCAACGGTTTCTTCCTTAACATGGACGGCTCGCTGACCGACGGGAAGAACAAGCTGGACATTGAAACCGGCTCTACCTCTATTCTTTTCAGTAGTCCGACCTATACATTAGAAAATAAACTGGCGCTGAAACTAAAAAGCCAACTCCTGTTATCCGACAACTTCAATACAATCACATTGAACGATGCCGAATTGCTGGTAAACAACCTGCCTTTTACAGCCAACGGTTCTGTCAGCAGCCTGCCGCCGCTGAAACAGACCAAAATAGACATGGAAGTCGGGCTTAAAGTATCCGATATGAACGATCTGCTGAAATTCATACCCGATGCCTACTTCCAACACAGAGAAAAAATAGAAGCTAAAGGTGCAGTCATCGTGGAAGGTAACATACATGGTTACCTGGGCGACAGCATTGTCCCCTCGGTTAACCTATGCTGTAAAATAGAGAATGGCTCTTACCACGTCAAAGGTCTCAAACAAGGGATCGACACCCTACAGATGGATATGGACCTCCATCTGAACGGCATGTATCCCGACTCTTCTTTCGTCTCGTTGGAACAACTGACATTAAAAGGTCTGACAACTTCCCTGGATATGAGCGGAAAAGTCACCAACCTGCTGACTTCTCCCAATATAGATACAAATATTAAAGGAAAGATAGATTTCACACGGCTGGCAAAAGAATTCCTGAACCCGGACACCCTATTCCTCCAGGGAGTAATGGATGCCGACCTTTCTGCCTCGTTCAATGTGGATGACCTGCTGAACAGCCAGTACGGAAAAGTACATGCGTCAGGCCGTTTGAATATCGATACATTGAAAGCCTACAGTAAACCGTTGGGAATGGATGTCTTTATTACCAATGCAGCTTTCTCGGTCGATTCAACCCAGTTAAGTAGTTCTTACCTGGAAAATAAGGACCTGTTAAGCATAACACTGTCCGTCGACAGCCTGAACGTCAAATATCAGGACGACATCAGTACCAACATCAGCCGATTGGCTATACAGGCAAAAACATCACCGGTAATCGATACGACAGCCGTTATCCCAATGACAGCACAGTTGAAATTCGATTATCTGCGCACCCGTCTTCCTGACTCCGTATGGCTGGTGGCCGGACAGACTGTTATGAAAGGCGGCATCAAATCATCCGCATCCAACAAACTCATACCGACTGCCGGAGCTACCATCTCTGTCGATACCCTGCGTTATTTCATTCTGCCGATGCGTACCGGAATGATCCTCTCCGGAAATACATTTAATATAGAAGCTCTTCCCTACCGGGATGCCATACGTCAACGCAGGCTGGCCCGGACCGATACGACTACGCAAACAGCTGCAAGAGTAACACGTACACGCCGTCCAAGAATACCTGGTCAGGTACAGGCAGACACAACCGATGTGACAACGCAGTTATTACGTCGCTGGGAAGTACGCGGCAGTCTTTCGTTCAACAAAATGCGCGGATTCAGCCGCCTGCTGCCTCTACCGATGAGAATAGATCAGACAACCATGAAGTTCAACACCAACGACATTACACTCACCGATGCACACCTGCATCTGGGAAAAAGCGATTTCATGCTGAACGGAGAAATAAAACGTATCCGCCAAGCCATGTTGCGAGGAGGAAAATTACAGGGCAACTTCTCCCTGACATCCGACTATATCGACTGTAACCAGCTAATGAAAGCGATGAACTCAGGCATGCAATATTCGGAACAACATGCCGCAACAGCCGACCAGTCAGCTATCGACGAAGAAAATCTCGTCACAATGGATACCCATACATTGCAGGATTCCATGGCTACAGCCACATTAGACACGACAGACCGGGTATTCGTTATCCCTGCTTATTTGGATATGACGCTTCATACAGATGCGAAAAAGATCGATTTCAAAGATGTCGAACTGAGCAATGTCCTTGGTGAAGTGATCATCCGCGATCAGAGCATCAACCTCAGCAACCTCAAGATGGATTCGAATATCGGTCGTGGAAATATGACAATGTTCTACACGGCTAAGGATGAAAGCGGTGCTTCTGCAGGTTTCGATCTCGATCTGGAAAATGTCATGGTCGAGAAATTAATCGGATTATACCCCGCCATCGATACCCTGGTTCCTATGTTACGTTCTTTCGAAGGCGTAGTAGACTGCCAGATCACAGCCACCTGCAAAATGGACTCAGTAATGTCACTCGATCTCCCCTCTTTAAATTCAGCCTGCTATCTGCATGGAGAAAATATGGTGCTGCTCGATGGCGAAACTTTTACGGAAATATCCAAGACGCTTATGTTCAAGAATAAGAAACGAAATGTGATAGACAGTATCTCCGTAGACTTGGCCATTAAGGACAATAAAATCGAGGTATTTCCCTTCCTGGTTGAAATGGACAGATACAAAGTGGCAGTCGGAGGAACGCACAATCTGGATATGACGTTCAACTACCATCTATCCGTACTCAAATCACCCGTTCCTTTCAAACTGGGAATAGATATCACCGGCAACCTGGACGATTTCAAATACAAGATCGTGAAATGCCGCTACAAAGATCTCTTCAAGCCGGCCAAAGAAGCCGAACTGGATAGCACGCGCACAAATATCCGCAAAGAGATACGGGAATCGATACGTAAACAAATAAAAGAGACTGCTCCCGAACTGGTGAGCAGCCTCTCTTCAAATCATTCAGCGACTTCTCCGGATGGAGAAACCAATGTTCTGTAATCAACGGCCGGAGTACATCCGGTCGTAATATTTCATATAATCGCCGCCGGTAATATCTTCTACCCATTGTTGGTTTTCCAGATACCAGCGGATCGTTTTTACGATACCGACCTCAAAGCTGGTTTCAGGTGTCCAACCCAGTTCTGTGGATATTTTTGTCGGATCGATGGCATAACGTTGATCGTGTCCGAGCCGGTCTTTTACGAAAGTAATCAAGCTTTCATTGATCCAGTCGATCCTAATCTCTCCGTCAGGACCGATCTCTTTCTTCTTCAATACCTGACGGTATTCAGGTTGCTCAGTCATCAACCGGCGGATTGTCTGAATGGTCAACT
This is a stretch of genomic DNA from Parabacteroides chongii. It encodes these proteins:
- a CDS encoding AsmA-like C-terminal region-containing protein, whose amino-acid sequence is MKINKKVVTTIIVIAVTLFFILPGIGFSILNWGVLPPEKLTPLVIEQTNKFLDAHLDCERIELTYFETYPHLGIRLTNGHLISHAAEDSTAHEEELAIPSDSLLAFKTAVISLRPTDFLFGGKITIGEFSLEEPRFYGYVNKKGAANWDIYSSEPDSAETDKKPLPPIDLQKVRISNGRFTYDDREADLFAEINGFFLNMDGSLTDGKNKLDIETGSTSILFSSPTYTLENKLALKLKSQLLLSDNFNTITLNDAELLVNNLPFTANGSVSSLPPLKQTKIDMEVGLKVSDMNDLLKFIPDAYFQHREKIEAKGAVIVEGNIHGYLGDSIVPSVNLCCKIENGSYHVKGLKQGIDTLQMDMDLHLNGMYPDSSFVSLEQLTLKGLTTSLDMSGKVTNLLTSPNIDTNIKGKIDFTRLAKEFLNPDTLFLQGVMDADLSASFNVDDLLNSQYGKVHASGRLNIDTLKAYSKPLGMDVFITNAAFSVDSTQLSSSYLENKDLLSITLSVDSLNVKYQDDISTNISRLAIQAKTSPVIDTTAVIPMTAQLKFDYLRTRLPDSVWLVAGQTVMKGGIKSSASNKLIPTAGATISVDTLRYFILPMRTGMILSGNTFNIEALPYRDAIRQRRLARTDTTTQTAARVTRTRRPRIPGQVQADTTDVTTQLLRRWEVRGSLSFNKMRGFSRLLPLPMRIDQTTMKFNTNDITLTDAHLHLGKSDFMLNGEIKRIRQAMLRGGKLQGNFSLTSDYIDCNQLMKAMNSGMQYSEQHAATADQSAIDEENLVTMDTHTLQDSMATATLDTTDRVFVIPAYLDMTLHTDAKKIDFKDVELSNVLGEVIIRDQSINLSNLKMDSNIGRGNMTMFYTAKDESGASAGFDLDLENVMVEKLIGLYPAIDTLVPMLRSFEGVVDCQITATCKMDSVMSLDLPSLNSACYLHGENMVLLDGETFTEISKTLMFKNKKRNVIDSISVDLAIKDNKIEVFPFLVEMDRYKVAVGGTHNLDMTFNYHLSVLKSPVPFKLGIDITGNLDDFKYKIVKCRYKDLFKPAKEAELDSTRTNIRKEIRESIRKQIKETAPELVSSLSSNHSATSPDGETNVL